From a single Thermothielavioides terrestris NRRL 8126 chromosome 1, complete sequence genomic region:
- a CDS encoding glycoside hydrolase family 3 protein (CAZy_ID 270166), translated as MVYRAGAVWLSLVASPFASFSLARSVGPRDAVPEGYHAAPYYPTPHGGWLPSWSDAYAKAQALVSQMTLAEKTNITSGVGYLMGRTPLSETAASS; from the coding sequence ATGGTCTACCGTGCGGGAGCCGTCTGGCTCTCGCTCGTCGCAAGCCCCTTTGCGTCCTTCTCTCTCGCCCGCAGCGTCGGCCCAAGAGACGCCGTCCCGGAAGGATACCATGCCGCCCCTTACTACCCGACGCCCCATGGCGGCTGGCTTCCATCGTGGAGCGACGCCTACGCAAAGGCGCAGGCCCTGGTGTCGCAGAtgacgctggccgagaagaCAAATATCACCTCGGGAGTCGGCTATCTCATGGGTAGGACCCCCCTCTCGGAGACGGCCGCCTCCTCATAG
- a CDS encoding glycoside hydrolase family 3 protein (CAZy_ID 270167) yields MYARGVAIGKEFRGKGTNVYLGPTVGPLGRKPLGGRNWEGFGADPVLQAKAAALTIQGVQEQGIIATVKHYIGNEQEMYRMYNLFQPGYSSNIDDRTLHELYLWPFAEAVHAGVGAVMTAYNAVNGSACSQNSYLINGILKDELGFQGMVMSDWLSQISGVGSALAGLDMNMPGDTNIPLLGLSLWQYELTRSVLNGSVPLDRLNDMATRIVAAWYKMGQDKDHPRPNFSSNTHDKDGPLYPAALFSPTGQVNWFVNVQDDHYLLARQVAQDAITLLKNDGGVLPLSNASKISVFGTDAQVNPAGPNACASRACNIGTLGMGWGSGVADYPYFDDPISAIKRRVPSVKFYNTDSFPAIDTPSSDEIAVVFVTSDSGENSFTVENNHGDRDSSKLAAWHGGDQLVQQAAAKFSNVVVVIHTVGPLILESWIDLPSVKAVLFAHLPGQEAGESLTNVLFGDVSPSGHLPYSITKAATDYPDSIANLKGFALGQVQDTYSEGLYIDYRSLNKQAIKPRFAFGHGLSYTTFALTNATIRAVTPLSLVPPARPAKGATPSYPSTIPPASEAYYPPGFSPIWRYLYSWLQPSEADAAYAIGAAGTPKYAYPDGYSTVQRPGPAAGGGDGGNAALWDVAWEVTVTVRNAGASFAGKASVQAYVQYPPDAPYDVPVVQLRDFEKTAALRPGESETVTLRLTRKDVSVWDVELQNWVVPGVRGGGGMGRYTVWIGEASDRLFLACYTDMLVCEEGLSPPV; encoded by the exons ATGTACGCCCGTGGGGTTGCCATAGGCAAAGAGTTCCGCGGCAAGGGAACCAATGTCTATCTTGGGCCTACCGTGGGGCCTCTGGGACGGAAACCCCTGGGCGGACGGAATTGGGAGGGCTTTGGCGCCGATCCGGTGCTCCaggccaaggcggccgccCTGACCATCCAGGGCGTCCAGGAGCAGGGTATCATCGCCACAGTCAAGCATTACATTGGCAACGAGCAGGAGATGTACCGCATGTACAACTTGTTCCAGCCCGGATACAGCTCAAATATTG ATGACCGGACCCTGCATGAGCTCTATCTGTGGCCGTTTGCCGAGGCCGTCCACGCTGGGGTGGGCGCCGTAATGACTGCTTACAATGCCGTCAATGGCTCCGCTTGCTCCCAGAACAGCTACCTGATCAACGGCATCCTCAAGGACGAGCTCGGCTTCCAGGGAATGGTCATGTCGGACTGGCTGAGCCAGATCTCGGGTGTGGGCTCGGCTTTGGCTGGCCTCGATATGAACATGCCGGGCGACACCAACATCCCACTGCTTGGCCTTAGCTTGTGGCAGTATGAGCTGACTAGGTCTGTGCTGAACGGCTCGGTGCCCCTGGACCGGCTGAATGACATGGCCACCAGAATCGTGGCGGCCTGGTATAAGATGGGTCAGGATAAGGACCACCCACGCCCCAATTTCTCGTCGAACACGCACGACAAAGACGGGCCGCTATATCCGGCTGCCCTGTTTTCTCCCACTGGGCAGGTCAACTGGTTTGTTAATGTTCAGGACGACCACTATCTGCTTGCCCGTCAGGTGGCACAAGACGCCATCACGCTCTTGAAGAATGATGGCGGCGTCCTGCCGCTGTCGAACGCGAGCAAAATCAGCGTCTTTGGCACGGACGCGCAGGTCAATCCTGCAGGGCCGAATGCCTGTGCTAGTCGAGCATGCAACATAGGCACGCTCGGCATGGGCTGGGGCTCTGGCGTTGCCGATTACCCGTACTTTGACGATCCCATCTCCGCCATCAAGAGGAGGGTCCCTAGCGTCAAGTTCTACAACACGGACTCCTTCCCGGCCATCGACACGCCATCATCCGACGAGATTGCGGTCGTCTTTGTCACTTCCGACTCGGGAGAGAACAGCTTCACGGTCGAGAACAACCACGGAGATCGGGATTCGTCCAAGTTGGCTGCCTGGCATGGCGGCGATCAGCTGgtccagcaggccgccgcaaAGTTTAGCAACGTCGTGGTGGTCATCCACACCGTCGGCCCGCTCATCCTGGAATCGTGGATCGACCTCCCCTCCGTCAAGGCCGTCCTCTTCGCCCACCTCCCGGGCCAGGAAGCAGGCGAATCCCTGACCAACGTCCTCTTTGGCGACGTCTCCCCCAGCGGACATCTCCCCTACTCCATCACCAAGGCGGCCACCGACTACCCCGACAGCATCGCCAACCTGAAGGGCTTCGCGCTCGGCCAAGTGCAGGACACCTACAGCGAGGGCCTGTACATCGACTACCGCTCGCTCAACAAGCAAGCCATCAAGCCGCGCTTCGCCTTCGGCCACGGCCTCAGCTACACGACCTTCGCCCTCACCAACGCCACCATCCGCGCCGTCACGCCCCTCTCCCTCGTGCCCCCAGCGCGTCCCGCCAAGGGCGCCACCCCGTCCTATCCCAGCACCATCCCGCCCGCCTCCGAAGCCTACTACCCGCCCGGCTTCTCCCCAATCTGGCGCTACCTCTACTCCTGGCTGCAACCCTCCGAAGCAGACGCCGCCTACGCgatcggcgccgccggcacgccGAAGTACGCCTACCCGGACGGCTACTCGACGGTGCAGCggcccgggccggccgccggcggcggcgacggcggcaacgccgCGCTGTGGGACGTCGCCTGGGAGGTTACCGTCACGGTGCGCAACGCGGGCGCCAGCTTCGCCGGCAAGGCGTCGGTGCAGGCGTACGTGCAGTACCCGCCGGACGCGCCGTACGACGTTCCCGTGGTGCAGCTGAGGGATTTcgagaagacggcggcgctgaggCCCGGGGAGAGCGAGACGGTTACGCTCAGGCTGACGAGGAAGGACGTCAGCGTGTGGGATGTCGAGCTGCAGAATTGGGTCGTGCCAGGGGTCAGGGGGGGCGGAGGTATGGGGAGGTATACGGTGTGGATTGGCGAGGCGAGCGATCGGTTGTTTTTGGCGTGCTATACGGATATGCTGGTTTGTGAGGAGGGGTTGTCGCCTCCTGTCTGA
- a CDS encoding 60S ribosomal protein L38 produces the protein MPQEIGDIKKFIEICRRKDASSARIKKNKKTQQIKFKVRCRRFLYTLVLKDSEKAEKLKQSLPPNLQIKDVPKRNKPGKASS, from the exons ATGCCTCAAGAAATCGGCGACATCAAGAAG TTCATCGAGATCTGCCGGCGGAAGGACGCCTCTT CCGCCCGGATcaagaagaacaagaagaCCCAGCAGATCAAGTTCAAGgtccgctgccggcggtTCCTCTACACCCTGGTCCTCAAGGACTCGGAAAAGGCCGAGAAGTTGAAGCAGAGCTTGCCACCCA ACCTCCAGATCAAGGACGTCCCTAAGAGGAACAAGCCCGGCAAGGCTTCGTCATGA
- a CDS encoding mevalonate kinase (orthologue of Saccharomyces cerevisiae Erg12), which yields MTTQRTANGLPNGRNGFRGEGELETSSSKEADAGVNGISNGTGTLKLNSRRKVDRKKSSPMLPAFMVSAPGKVILCGEHGVVHGKAAIAAAIALRSYLLVTTLSKSKRTVTLRFPDIDFNHTWNIDELPWATFQQPSKKKYYYDLVTELDPDLVSAIQPLVADVSPHKPADIRKIHQNSAGAFLYMFLSLGSPSFPACQYTLRSTIPIGAGLGSSATIAVCLSAALLLQLRTLSGPHPDQPPEEARVQIERINRWAFVYEMFIHGNPSGVDNTVSTQGNAVIFQRTDYGKPPSVKPLWDFPKLPLLLVNTKVPKSTSHEVAKVGKLKKMHPVLVGSILDAVDQVTQTAAGILTEESFDAESEECLTRVGELMTINHGLLVSLGVSHPRLERVRELVDHQGIGWTKLTGAGGGGCSITLLRPDVPREKLDRLEEQLDREGYQKFRTTLGGDGVGVLWPAVLKNGMDEDDRGGMEIDLERFLSAEGNEGVERLVGVHGGGGEREGWNFWRVEG from the exons ATGACGACGCAGCGCACAGCAAATGGCCTGCCGAACGGCCGCAATGGCTTCCGCGGCGAGGGTGAACTGGAGACCTCCAGCAGCAAGGAAGCCGACGCCGGAGTCAACGGCATATCCAACGGAACTGGCACGCTCAAGCTGAACTCGCGGAGGAAAGTGGACCGCAAGAAGTCGAGCCCCATGTTGCCAGCCTTCATGGTCTCAGCCCCTGGAAAGGTGATCCTGTGTggcgagcacggcgtcgTGCACGGAAAA GCTGCGattgccgccgccattgcTTTGCGATCCTACCTGCTCGTTACAACACTCTCCAAGTCGAAGCGGACAGTAACGCTGCGGTTCCCCGATATCGACTTCAATCATACTTGGAACATCGACGAGCTGCCTTGGGCCACATTCCAGCAGCCCTCCAAGAAGAAGTACTACTATGATCTCGTCACGGAGCTCGACCCCGATCTGGTGTCCGCGATTCAGCCCTTGGTCGCCGATGTGTCACCCCACAAGCCGGCCGACATACGCAAGATACACCAGAACTCGGCAGGGGCATTTCTCTACATGTTCCTGTCGCTTGGGTCGCCGTCATTCCCAGCCTGCCAGTACACGCTACGATCCACAATCCcgatcggcgccggcctgggcAGCAGCGCTACTATCGCCGTATGTCTGTCCGCGGCGCTCCTCCTACAGCTGCGAACGCTGTCTGGTCCGCACCCAGACCAACCGCCCGAAGAGGCGCGCGTTCAGATTGAGCGCATCAACCGCTGGGCATTTGTCTACGAGATGTTCATCCACGGCAACCCCTCTGGGGTAGACAACACGGTCTCAACCCAGGGTAACGCGGTCATCTTCCAGCGGACAGATTACGGCAAGCCGCCCTCGGTGAAGCCGCTCTGGGACTTCCCGAAGCTGCCCCTGCTCCTGGTCAATACAAAGGTGCCCAAGTCTACCTCGCACGAGGTCGCCAAAGTTGGCAAGCTGAAGAAGATGCACCCGGTCCTCGTCGGCAGCATCCTGGACGCGGTCGACCAGGTCACACAGACAGCGGCGGGCATCCTGACCGAGGAGTCGTTCGACGCGGAGAGCGAGGAGTGCCTGAcgcgcgtcggcgagctcaTGACCATCAACCACGGCCTGCTGGTTTCGCTGGGCGTGTCGCACCCGCGGCTGGAGCGTGtgcgcgagctggtcgaccaCCAGGGCATCGGCTGGACCAAGCTcaccggcgcgggcggcggcgggtgctCCATCACGCTGCTCCGGCCCGACGTCCCGAGGGAGAAGCTGGACcggctggaggagcagcTGGATCGAGAGGGATATCAGAAGTTCAGGACGACGCTGGGAGGCGACGGGGTGGGTGTCCTGTGGCCTGCGGTGCTGAAGAACGGGATGGACGAGGATGACAGGGGTGGAATGGAGATTGATCTGGAGAGGTTTCTCAGTGCGGAGGGCAACGAGGGTGTGGAGCGGCTTGTGGGCGTGCACGGAGGGGGCGGTGAAAGGGAGGGCTGGAACTTCTGGAGGGTGGAGGGTTAG